ctactttttaTGTATTTACGATATTGACAGTTTGGACATCAATAGAAGGAAAACGAAGCAGGAGATTGACGACAGTAGAAATATTGAAGAGAAATCGAACACAATTGGGAATACTCTATAGGGCCTACTGCTATCAGATAGATCGATACTTCTGGAAACGACATACTATGGTATTCTTCTAGCAGTTGATAACGACTGGATACATATTTTACAAAGGTTAATGACATGCAAGATATCCTATTTACGTACCTGATTCCCAAACATTGGCACCACCCCTGCTGGAATACACAAACTGAGGTGCTTCACCAAATATTCTGTCCCAGACACAGGCATTATGTGAAGTGACAGCTACCCAGCCTTTATCGACATTACATCCGCCATGATTCTTACTGATGTACCACATGCGACAGATAGGGCATGGCCTGTTTTAAAACGAATGTAAATCATTACATTAGGTCTATACATTCTGTTACAAAAATGTAAGAATACATAGGCAACGGAAACACGCCTACTggttaattgtttgtttatgtatttataCATGTACATGTTAATCATGTGTTCTAATGATGATGAAACCATTAAAAGATATAAGGGAATTTATAGCTACCTGAGCTTATCTTGTTTGACTATTATTTGATACTACTAGAAATCTGTGAATATAATTTGGTTATAACCTCAAATAGAGGCCTACatttagatattttaataatatgaacgtaatataggcctaatatataatGACTGTAATCTAGTAGTATACTACAAATAGTTGAAACATtgaatttaaagtaaaaaagaaaaatttaccCTATAACTGGGCCGATCTCAAAGTGATTGAATGTAGATGTCAGCATATCTGGATACGGTGTTTGTAAAAGACGGTCCTTGTCAAACCAGTTCATTTTGTTACTTCCAATGCCGTTAAATATCAACGTCATCACCTCTTCACCATCGTTGTAAAAAGTAAACTTGACCTACAATTTTTAGCGCTTAATTAGTTTTTGTAAACAGTAATTAACAGTACATGCATGCCTTATGATTACATGTCATATGCCCCGccctaaaataacaattacaatgGCAAAATAAAGGACATGTACTGATCAGTTTAGCAATGTTTAGGCCCTCGCTCTCCTCCTCCACCCACTAAATCGAAATTCTTACACTGTGTACCCTCTCGTTAGACTCTTTTCCAAAATCCGGGATCTGCTCCTGCAACACATTTCCGTAATATTTTATTATCCCCGGCCACCGGTATGAGGGGGATTTCGAATGGCGATGCGGGTAGTTGAGATGAGGACTTGCCCTCAAGGCAACGCCAACAGTCGTCCAAATCTCGGTGCCTGTGCAACAGTAGTCAGTGGCCGTTTTCTTGCAAGAAATGTACCCGCATGCGCACTGTTAAGATGgtttcccactaggacgcaacgcaattaGGTAAGCGCAACGgcagcgtgttgaccaatgacaagcgacagttcgaataatccatcgcttgtgattggtcaactacttacgttgcgttacatccttgtgtggggattaatctaatcatgtgataattaaatactgccccctataggtgttgctgccccctataattgtaacagtctttttcaaatgatttgctttcttttgtattcatgaaccgGTCAAGGAAGCAGATAGTTTTGTCTCTTACTTAATTAAAGATCTGATTAAAAGGTAATTGCTCTACTTTTTACATATATTActttgttatacatttataagattctgttatgtttaagaaacattaatgttgtattttaagatgATTGCATTCATAGGCCTAGACATTTGTTTTGGGTTAACCTTGACTCATGGAATGTGCAGTTAGGAAGCCTATTGAATAGTATTGTGTTACAATCTTTGAACTAGGATTTTATgccatataatgttataatatatacttttgtgataaaccttctttgtattaacaaaatatgtttagatagatttagtaatgtttagtttatagaAGATAGTTTCTAGTTAACAGTTTGTATAAAATAGTTCATCCTACAGTTCACACTTGATTAATTTGTACACACGAGGCTACCATGCTCGTGATAGATCGTCatgtagtgcgccctctatttatcatacaaaatggctgcgcccatggatttgttattgtttatatattttacacaaacctaagattataactccttgattcaatgaatagactaagtttagtattcaaatagtgtgagtaaattccaacatgcatttgttctagtaatataatagtaatattcaggCACTTATGATGCAATTGTGTAGGTAAttaattaggtatttgtatactcTAACAAAGTATACAGAGGCTGTTTAGGTAGACGTGCCGTTTGACGTAATAGTCGCAGTCCTCAGAGAGAATCCTTTTTATTAGAGTCGCCTGTTAAGTTGAGGTCGTTACTAAGAATTGGcttgtattttagaatattatttacttttgtttctcattgtatttattttgtggttttcaggaccatactgatctctattgttatgctaaaaacaaattaaaaccaaatacaccaccggaccgtggtaaaagtgagaaaaggcgtgtttttccttttgtgttgtcgtccacatccttacaatttggtgtcagaagtgggatCGTGGATCGTATTTGGCTTTAACATTAGAGATCAGTGATGGCAAGCAAGGCATCGTTGCGAGATGTGCAGAGGACGGTTGATGAGCTAAGAGCCGAACTAGAAGCAACTAGGCGTGCTGCCCATGGTAATGGAAACACAGTATATGTTCTCCCAGAGAAGAAGATGAGACACTTTGTGGGAGCCGAAGGGGAATGTGTAGAGTCCTTTGTTGAAGACGATGGTACTGGGGACGTTTACCCTGACTGGCCTGATGATGCTGGCATTGACTCTGAAAATACTGAAAAGATTCTTCTTGTTGTGAATAATATTAAGTTTGAGGACAAACTCAGCTTAAACAGGGGAGTGTGGGGATTaatctaatcatgtgataattaaatactgccccctataggtgttgctgccccctataattgtaacagtctttttcaaatgatttgctttcttttgtattcatgaaccgGTCAAGGAAGCAGATAGTTTTGTCTCTTACTTAATTAAAGATCTGATTAAAAGGTAATTGCTCTACTTTTTACATATATTActttgttatacatttataagattctgttatgtttaagaaacattaatgttgtattttaagatgATTGCATTCATAGGCCTAGACATTTGTTTTGGGTTAACCTTGACTCATGGAATGTGCAGTTAGGAAGCCTATTGAATAGTATTGTGTTACAATCTTTGAACTAGGATTTTATgccatataatgttataatatatacttttgtgataaaccttctttgtattaacaaaatatgtttagatagatttagtaatgtttagtttatagaAGATAGTTTCTAGTTAACAGTTTGTATAAAATAGTTCATCCTACAGTTCACACTTGATTAATTTGTACACACGAGGCTACCATGCTCGTGATAGATCGTCatgtagtgcgccctctatttatcatacaaaatggctgcgcccatggatttgttattgtttatatattttacacaaacctaagattataactccttgattcaatgaatagactaagtttagtattcaaatagtgtgagtaaattccaacatgcatttgttctagtaatataatagtaatattcaggCACTTATGATGCAATTGTGTAGGTAAttaattaggtatttgtatactcTAACAAAGTATACAGAGGCTGTTTAGGTAGACGTGCCGTTTGACGTAATAGTCGCAGTCCTCAGAGAGAATCCTTTTTATTAGAGTCGCCTGTTAAGTTGAGGTCGTTACTAAGAATTGGcttgtattttagaatattatttacttttgtttctcattgtatttattttgtggttttcaggaccatactgatctctattgttatgctaaaaacaaattaaaaccaaatacaccaccggaccgtggtaaaagtgagaaaaggcgtgtttttccttttgtgttgtcgTCCACATCCTTACACTTGTGTTGTTGCGTGTCACCTGTTTCGAAAGCTCGCTATATTCAGATTGCCATTTTTTCTGAGTAAGCAAAGATAAGTGATCAGTTACCTTTTTAATGTCAAGGATACCCCATTGCTCCACGAGTGAGCTTTTATAAGTTTCTTCAAAACTACCATCCACTTTCTTGGCCTCTGGAATACCGTCATTTAATGATGTTATCCCTTCCCACAATTCAAGTAGGTTCTGACCACCGTTTCCTGCATTAGCTCTGAATACAACTTCCCAATCTTATATGAAATATAACAAACCATTAATTGAATCGATAATATCAAGCTTAATGTCATTAAAATCAAACCATTTTCAGATCATATCAGAGATTAGTCTCATATGTCTATTAATGTTTCACGTATGTAGTATCAGTATTGGTTCAATATAAGTGCATCCCGAAGAGAATTAGGCGGtatttattcttatttatttcaacaatattttacaagagTGGTCCATTCAGCctaagctgatcattagggaccctcacaaaaatgCATCATGACGAGCCACAAacatgaaacaataaaaatttaattaaaataaatataatttttaatttttaatttgttattcactgtttgactgtaataataatattataacaatacattttacCTAGCTACATAATGCTATGCTAACCTGTAAAGGTGAGTCCATAACTGTTGCTATTGTTCAGCTTGCTTTCAATATTGGATAGTTGACTGGACATAGCATCGAGTTTAGAGGAGATCTCGGAGCACTCGCCTCCGTTAGTATTTGAACCGCCACCACTGGCACCATTaataccaccaccaccactacaACTACCGTATACGTTGACAACGGGGCTACTACAATCATCTGAAGATGCAAGAGATAAGCAATAACAGAGAAGCACTGCAAATGTCAATTTCATGATGGGTGTCGTTTATTGTTGATCAGTCTCAGATAGAAATAGATACGTCAGATTGCAATCTGGAACCAGCGGAAAAAACAGCACCTTCTCTTGGTGCAGTCAATTTAAATAGACCTCATCTTGAATACCAGATCTGGTTGAATGATTTCATCAAATCATAGAGCAGGATTTATTTGGGCAGTACCACTACATAAGAtccaataaaacaacaataatattaaaaaataacagaCACCGTTCTTTTGTTAGAAATTTgctttaaaagaaaacaaaaaggcCAAGGTCTGTTATAAACCGttcattgttttttatattcCAACGTTTCAGTCAGGGGGAGAAATAGCAAAATTTTTCCTacttttgccatttttcctcTATATAACTGGTTTCACTTTTATCCTTTATTCAAACACATTGGTATTTGATTCTATTATAGTTCGTCCGCACGTCCGCATTCCTCAGAATTTATTGACTCGATTTTTATAACAGAgaactataataaaagtgggacgaacccacgcaagacaacaaaaaaattgcaataaattaggcctaccatACGTTACAAGCttatttgatgaaatataatCGTTGTGGCTAGAAGCCAAAGGTACAACATTAAACAACTACAAATAAATGCAAGGTACTAATTTTGAATAAGCGCCAGGATTTGATTAGGCCGCAAgtttaattaaatgttatagttatatttgacattttaaagagACCCTCTGGATATCAGCTGGAAGGGTCATCCTCtctaaataaatttgaaataaattaaataaaaaataacaaacaaagttagagaaatacaaat
This genomic stretch from Antedon mediterranea chromosome 11, ecAntMedi1.1, whole genome shotgun sequence harbors:
- the LOC140062678 gene encoding uncharacterized protein, encoding MKLTFAVLLCYCLSLASSDDCSSPVVNVYGSCSGGGGINGASGGGSNTNGGECSEISSKLDAMSSQLSNIESKLNNSNSYGLTFTDWEVVFRANAGNGGQNLLELWEGITSLNDGIPEAKKVDGSFEETYKSSLVEQWGILDIKKVKFTFYNDGEEVMTLIFNGIGSNKMNWFDKDRLLQTPYPDMLTSTFNHFEIGPVIGPCPICRMWYISKNHGGCNVDKGWVAVTSHNACVWDRIFGEAPQFVYSSRGGANVWESDSPSSASVMAISINTRA